The following coding sequences are from one Salvia hispanica cultivar TCC Black 2014 chromosome 3, UniMelb_Shisp_WGS_1.0, whole genome shotgun sequence window:
- the LOC125215579 gene encoding germin-like protein subfamily 1 member 13 — MKIGFTLSVVVVLLSCASIAYAADPNPLQDFCVALPDNKAGVFVNGKFCKDPNLVVAEDFLFQGLNIPGNTSNQLGSAVTAVNVNQLPGLNTLGVSLARLDFAPYGLNPPHTHPRATEAFFLLEGELYVGFVTSNPANANQRNKLFTKYLKAGDVFVFPQGLIHFQINVGKTNAVAFAGFGSQNPGVITIANAVFGSDPPINPDVLAKAFQVEKNIIDYLQAQFWPNN, encoded by the exons ATGAAGATTGGTTTTACTTTGTCCGTCGTTGTTGTTCTGTTGTCGTGCGCTTCGATTGCATATGCAGCAGATCCGAACCCTCTTCAAGATTTCTGTGTTGCTCTTCCTGATAACAAGGCCGGTG TTTTTGTGAATGGGAAGTTTTGCAAAGACCCCAACTTGGTGGTTGCGGAGGATTTCCTTTTCCAGGGTCTCAACATTCCCGGAAACACATCCAACCAGCTCGGATCGGCCGTGACTGCAGTCAACGTTAATCAGCTTCCAGGCCTCAACACGCTGGGTGTTTCCTTGGCCCGGCTCGACTTTGCCCCCTACGGCTTGAACCCACCCCACACTCACCCGCGTGCAACTGAAGCTTTCTTCTTGTTGGAAGGGGAACTCTACGTGGGGTTCGTCACTTCCAATCCTGCCAATGCTAACCAGAGGAACAAGCTCTTCACCAAGTACTTGAAAGCCGGAGATGTCTTCGTCTTCCCACAAGGCCTCATCCACTTCCAGATCAACGTCGGCAAGACCAACGCTGTTGCTTTTGCTGGCTTCGGCAGCCAGAATCCGGGTGTCATTACCATTGCCAACGCCGTGTTTGGGTCGGACCCCCCGATCAACCCTGATGTGTTGGCCAAGGCCTTCCAGGTTGAGAAGAATATCATCGATTACCTTCAGGCTCAGTTCTGGCCCAACAACTAA
- the LOC125217103 gene encoding uncharacterized protein LOC125217103 isoform X2 produces the protein MQKNDSDSSPGPSLEGSFRKSASVASVRTTSSNSSKFLPTSRRVYKVLKEYSLKLVDFNLFAQHLEDWVGKNLFSDTTNGEHHFSSPFSIDDLRTFDFALEGVLFQQLLRMPYPPYASDNLKEDEFLALEDFLHTAAEGLWHAFWHRNKPLPYFVSFPRYPGSKFYTVDKAISRGRLGGLCGAALMSKNKGSLHARWDDVVKFVLFKQNLVKEDECGLPPEVICEALFYAIHILLSRSLSKYNNITTDHVYVSVLDSNLGGVLKLGGDLGKLEVDLDNPYQSMVDWITCHAEVSISRVDRIWNKLGNVNWGDLGTLQILMAMFYSIVQWNGPPRKSMASLAAKHSLRLQKRRMESQVVENDNTLVPYQHESSYNGEIVEVDNESNHDSKRKGRGLDLSPGQILMLEDQNHGIKSFQIQDFLNDGNGCSYIAVAADCHAQLLTLYVGAHPSRLEPSWEDMNLWYQVQRQTKVVNIFKEQGVSCKHLPEIIASGRIVHPGPCEKQSPKGRCDHPWCGTPMLMTCPVGETVSSIIAHDGPFSAEEATRCCRDCLSALRSAKRANILHGDIRPENIIRIVEERGGRAWSVFVLISWGRAVLEDRDSPALNLQFSSAHALQHGKLCPSSDVESLVYLLYYVCGGAMPQQDSMESALKWRQRSWAKRVIQQQVGEVSPILKAFADYVDGICGTPYAVDYDAWLKRLDRAVDGSAERGKMRLKDVADSASSSM, from the exons ATGCAGAAAAATGATTCTGATTCATCTCCCGGCCCAAGTTTGGAGGGAAGTTTCAGGAAATCTGCATCCG TGGCTTCTGTTCGTACAACTTCCAGCAATTCAAGCAAATTCCTCCCCACTTCAAGAAGGGTGTACAAGGTCCTGAAGGAGTATTCGTTGAAGCTTGTTGACTTCAATTTATTCGCTCAGCATCTAGAGGACTGGGTTGGAAAGAATTTATTCAGTGACACGACTAATGGAGAACATCATTTTAGTTCTCCTTTCTCAATTGATGACCTGCGAACCTTTGACTTTGCACTGGAGGGAGTTCTATTTCAACAGCTACTACGCATGCCTTACCCACCGTATGCCTCTGACAATCTTAAAGAAGATGAGTTTCTTGCCCTCGAAGATTTTCTACATACTGCTGCTGAAGGGCTATGGCATGCATTTTGGCATAGGAATAAACCGTTGCCATATTTTGTGTCCTTTCCTCGTTATCCAGGCTCCAAATTCTACACCGTTGACAAGGCAATATCCAGAGGAAGACTTGGAGGGCTTTGTGGTGCGGCTTTGATGTCAAAAAACAAAGGCAGCCTACACGCTCGTTGGGATGATGTGGTCAAGTTTGTCTTGTTCAAACAAAATCTTGTGAAAGAAGACGAATGTGGGCTTCCCCCTGAGGTTATTTGTGAAGCACTCTTTTATGCTATTCATATACTGCTGTCAAGGAGTTTGAGTAAGTACAACAATATTACCACCGATCATGTTTATGTATCCGTTCTCGACTCTAACCTTGGAGGTGTTTTGAAACTCGGTGGTGACCTTGGAAAGCTGGAAGTTGATTTGGATAACCCTTATCAGTCGATGGTAGATTGGATCACGTGTCATGCAGAAGTGAGCATTTCCCGTGTAGATCGAATATGGAACAAACTTGGGAACGTGAACTGGGGCGACTTAGGAACCTTGCAAATACTTATGGCGATGTTTTACTCAATCGTGCAATGGAATGGTCCCCCAAGGAAGTCTATGGCATCTCTTGCAGCAAAACATAGTCTCCGTCTCCAAAAACGAAGAATGGAGAGCCAGGTGGTTGAGAACGATAACACTCTCGTTCCTTATCAGCACGAGAGCAGTTATAATGGAGAGATTGTGGAAGTAGATAACGAAAGCAATCACGATTCGAAGAGGAAGGGTCGAGGGTTGGACCTCAGTCCGGGCCAAATTTTGATGTTGGAAGATCAGAACCATGGGATAAAAAGCTTTCAGATTCAAGATTTTCTTAATGACGGGAATGGCTGTTCATACATTGCTGTTGCGGCTGACTGTCACGCGCAGCTATTGACGTTGTACGTTGGGGCGCACCCGTCTCGTTTGGAGCCGTCGTGGGAGGACATGAACCTGTGGTACCAAGTTCAGAGGCAGACCAAAGTGGTGAACATCTTCAAAGAGCAGGGTGTTTCATGCAAGCATTTACCAGAGATCATCGCGTCGGGCAGGATCGTCCACCCGGGGCCGTGTGAGAAGCAGAGTCCGAAGGGGCGCTGCGACCATCCGTGGTGCGGGACGCCGATGCTCATGACGTGCCCGGTAGGGGAAACGGTCTCGTCCATCATCGCCCACGACGGGCCTTTCTCGGCCGAGGAAGCGACTCGCTGCTGCCGCGACTGTTTATCGGCGCTGAGAAGCGCGAAGAGGGCTAACATCCTTCATGGCGACATCCGGCCGGAGAACATCATACGGATAGTCGAGGAACGAGGCGGGAGGGCATGGAGCGTGTTCGTGCTCATCTCGTGGGGGCGTGCGGTCTTGGAGGACAGAGACAGCCCGGCGCTGAACTTGCAGTTCTCGTCAGCTCACGCGCTCCAGCACGGGAAGCTGTGCCCGTCGTCGGACGTGGAGAGCCTCGTGTACCTGCTGTATTACGTGTGCGGGGGAGCCATGCCGCAGCAGGATTCGATGGAATCGGCGCTCAAGTGGAGGCAGAGGAGCTGGGCGAAGAGGGTGATACAGCAGCAGGTGGGGGAGGTTTCGCCTATCTTGAAGGCGTTCGCGGACTACGTGGACGGGATATGCGGGACCCCATACGCAGTGGACTACGACGCGTGGCTGAAGCGGCTGGATAGGGCCGTCGATGGCTCGGCCGAGCGTGGGAAGATGAGACTCAAGGATGTGGCTGACTCTGCTAGTAGTTCTATGTGA
- the LOC125211409 gene encoding myb-related protein 308-like, with translation MGRSPCCEKEHTNKGAWTKEEDERLIKHIKQHGEGCWRSLPKAAGLLRCGKSCRLRWINYLRPDLKRGNFTEEEDELIINLHSLLGNKWSLIAARLPGRTDNEIKNYWNTHVKRKLISRGIDPQTHRCLNPSNKNPRNVSMQTDMDDAMPAMRNDVGFKVEEYSNCSSVEFLHPQINLDLSIRPPHLY, from the exons ATGGGCCGATCCCCTTGCTGTGAGAAGGAGCACACCAACAAAGGGGCTTGGACCAAGGAAGAAGATGAGCGTCTCATCAAGCACATCAAACAGCACGGTGAAGGCTGCTGGAGATCACTTCCTAAAGCTGctg GTTTGTTGAGATGCGGCAAAAGCTGCAGGCTTCGATGGATAAACTACCTGAGGCCTGATCTCAAGAGAGGAAATTTCACCGAGGAAGAAGACGAACTCATCATCAACCTTCACAGTTTGCTCGGCAATAA ATGGTCTCTTATTGCTGCTCGGTTGCCGGGGAGAACGGATAACGAGATCAAGAACTATTGGAACACTCACGTGAAGCGAAAACTCATCAGCCGCGGCATCGACCCGCAGACCCACAGATGCCTCAATCCGAGCAACAAAAACCCTAGAAATGTGTCCATGCAGACAGACATGGACGATGCCATGCCGGCGATGAGAAACGACGTCGGTTTTAAGGTAGAGGAATACTCCAACTGCAGCAGCGTGGAATTTTTGCACCCACAGATCAATTTGGATCTATCAATCAGACCTCCTCATCTCTACTGA
- the LOC125217103 gene encoding uncharacterized protein LOC125217103 isoform X1 — protein MRLGMQKNDSDSSPGPSLEGSFRKSASVASVRTTSSNSSKFLPTSRRVYKVLKEYSLKLVDFNLFAQHLEDWVGKNLFSDTTNGEHHFSSPFSIDDLRTFDFALEGVLFQQLLRMPYPPYASDNLKEDEFLALEDFLHTAAEGLWHAFWHRNKPLPYFVSFPRYPGSKFYTVDKAISRGRLGGLCGAALMSKNKGSLHARWDDVVKFVLFKQNLVKEDECGLPPEVICEALFYAIHILLSRSLSKYNNITTDHVYVSVLDSNLGGVLKLGGDLGKLEVDLDNPYQSMVDWITCHAEVSISRVDRIWNKLGNVNWGDLGTLQILMAMFYSIVQWNGPPRKSMASLAAKHSLRLQKRRMESQVVENDNTLVPYQHESSYNGEIVEVDNESNHDSKRKGRGLDLSPGQILMLEDQNHGIKSFQIQDFLNDGNGCSYIAVAADCHAQLLTLYVGAHPSRLEPSWEDMNLWYQVQRQTKVVNIFKEQGVSCKHLPEIIASGRIVHPGPCEKQSPKGRCDHPWCGTPMLMTCPVGETVSSIIAHDGPFSAEEATRCCRDCLSALRSAKRANILHGDIRPENIIRIVEERGGRAWSVFVLISWGRAVLEDRDSPALNLQFSSAHALQHGKLCPSSDVESLVYLLYYVCGGAMPQQDSMESALKWRQRSWAKRVIQQQVGEVSPILKAFADYVDGICGTPYAVDYDAWLKRLDRAVDGSAERGKMRLKDVADSASSSM, from the exons ATGAGACTCG GTATGCAGAAAAATGATTCTGATTCATCTCCCGGCCCAAGTTTGGAGGGAAGTTTCAGGAAATCTGCATCCG TGGCTTCTGTTCGTACAACTTCCAGCAATTCAAGCAAATTCCTCCCCACTTCAAGAAGGGTGTACAAGGTCCTGAAGGAGTATTCGTTGAAGCTTGTTGACTTCAATTTATTCGCTCAGCATCTAGAGGACTGGGTTGGAAAGAATTTATTCAGTGACACGACTAATGGAGAACATCATTTTAGTTCTCCTTTCTCAATTGATGACCTGCGAACCTTTGACTTTGCACTGGAGGGAGTTCTATTTCAACAGCTACTACGCATGCCTTACCCACCGTATGCCTCTGACAATCTTAAAGAAGATGAGTTTCTTGCCCTCGAAGATTTTCTACATACTGCTGCTGAAGGGCTATGGCATGCATTTTGGCATAGGAATAAACCGTTGCCATATTTTGTGTCCTTTCCTCGTTATCCAGGCTCCAAATTCTACACCGTTGACAAGGCAATATCCAGAGGAAGACTTGGAGGGCTTTGTGGTGCGGCTTTGATGTCAAAAAACAAAGGCAGCCTACACGCTCGTTGGGATGATGTGGTCAAGTTTGTCTTGTTCAAACAAAATCTTGTGAAAGAAGACGAATGTGGGCTTCCCCCTGAGGTTATTTGTGAAGCACTCTTTTATGCTATTCATATACTGCTGTCAAGGAGTTTGAGTAAGTACAACAATATTACCACCGATCATGTTTATGTATCCGTTCTCGACTCTAACCTTGGAGGTGTTTTGAAACTCGGTGGTGACCTTGGAAAGCTGGAAGTTGATTTGGATAACCCTTATCAGTCGATGGTAGATTGGATCACGTGTCATGCAGAAGTGAGCATTTCCCGTGTAGATCGAATATGGAACAAACTTGGGAACGTGAACTGGGGCGACTTAGGAACCTTGCAAATACTTATGGCGATGTTTTACTCAATCGTGCAATGGAATGGTCCCCCAAGGAAGTCTATGGCATCTCTTGCAGCAAAACATAGTCTCCGTCTCCAAAAACGAAGAATGGAGAGCCAGGTGGTTGAGAACGATAACACTCTCGTTCCTTATCAGCACGAGAGCAGTTATAATGGAGAGATTGTGGAAGTAGATAACGAAAGCAATCACGATTCGAAGAGGAAGGGTCGAGGGTTGGACCTCAGTCCGGGCCAAATTTTGATGTTGGAAGATCAGAACCATGGGATAAAAAGCTTTCAGATTCAAGATTTTCTTAATGACGGGAATGGCTGTTCATACATTGCTGTTGCGGCTGACTGTCACGCGCAGCTATTGACGTTGTACGTTGGGGCGCACCCGTCTCGTTTGGAGCCGTCGTGGGAGGACATGAACCTGTGGTACCAAGTTCAGAGGCAGACCAAAGTGGTGAACATCTTCAAAGAGCAGGGTGTTTCATGCAAGCATTTACCAGAGATCATCGCGTCGGGCAGGATCGTCCACCCGGGGCCGTGTGAGAAGCAGAGTCCGAAGGGGCGCTGCGACCATCCGTGGTGCGGGACGCCGATGCTCATGACGTGCCCGGTAGGGGAAACGGTCTCGTCCATCATCGCCCACGACGGGCCTTTCTCGGCCGAGGAAGCGACTCGCTGCTGCCGCGACTGTTTATCGGCGCTGAGAAGCGCGAAGAGGGCTAACATCCTTCATGGCGACATCCGGCCGGAGAACATCATACGGATAGTCGAGGAACGAGGCGGGAGGGCATGGAGCGTGTTCGTGCTCATCTCGTGGGGGCGTGCGGTCTTGGAGGACAGAGACAGCCCGGCGCTGAACTTGCAGTTCTCGTCAGCTCACGCGCTCCAGCACGGGAAGCTGTGCCCGTCGTCGGACGTGGAGAGCCTCGTGTACCTGCTGTATTACGTGTGCGGGGGAGCCATGCCGCAGCAGGATTCGATGGAATCGGCGCTCAAGTGGAGGCAGAGGAGCTGGGCGAAGAGGGTGATACAGCAGCAGGTGGGGGAGGTTTCGCCTATCTTGAAGGCGTTCGCGGACTACGTGGACGGGATATGCGGGACCCCATACGCAGTGGACTACGACGCGTGGCTGAAGCGGCTGGATAGGGCCGTCGATGGCTCGGCCGAGCGTGGGAAGATGAGACTCAAGGATGTGGCTGACTCTGCTAGTAGTTCTATGTGA